The genomic interval TGGCTGATGACCCTCGCATGAAACTGGGATAATCACTACGCATGAAAGAGGTTAGAAAAACAGTCAAATTATTTCagcaaccatttttttttttgggggtcggggggggggggaggggatgGAATCGAAACAACAGAGgtgaaaacaaaagcaaagttgattttatcGGAAAAAAACCCAACAAACATAACTACCGGAATAGAGCCTCGAAAATACTAGTTGGGATCCTATAGTATTGCTTTTGCAAACTGACACGTGGACCCTGCAAAAGAATCTTGGTCCCAGAAATAGTTTTGTTTACGTTATAAATTTACGTTATGAAACTAACGTGAAGATTCAAAGCGGAGTGCTTGATAATGATGATACAATTTCAACAACGACAACCTACCTTTTTATTTACTTCAATTGTGTCGTCGGTACTTATATGACGCAACAACTTATGTAAGTTGGAAACTATTGCCATTGCGATTTTACTACTAAATTAATGATAACTGTTTTATCTCTTCTATTTGTATGGTTTCATACCATGCAGCGTGTAGTTTGTACTACAGGGTAGCAGCAGTACTACATAGTGCACGAGTACTTAGGCTGCGTTGactttccaaaaattttttgaaaatatgtcgTATCGAAGTATAcgatcacacatttaaagtattaaatgttatctaattacaaaacaaatcttAGATTTCATCTAAAACCGCGcaacgaatcttttaagtctaatcaATATGTCATtagcatgttggttactgtagcacttatgactaatcatgtactaattaggcatAAAAGATTCGTTCCActatttcttccataactgtgtaattagttttattattgatgtatatttaatacttcatttagatgtccaaagatttaatacGATGTTAACATGAGAACAGACCTGACCGTGTACTGGAGCCAGCAGAGCCAGGAACCTGCCAGCGTGTGCATTCCACGAACAGGCCCCGGAAGGGAGAAatggagagaggggagaacGTACGTCGTCGCCATGTGGACCATCTCGGGCCAATCAGGATCCCTCTGCCACCAATTGCATGCAGCCTTCTCCTTTTCACAGGCAAAGGAAAGGATAAACTCCTCCCTGGCCACCATCcattccgccgccgccttatCCTACCCTCATCTCCCGTACAAAACCcactccctccctccaccCCCCCAACCTGACCCACTCCACCCCGCTCTGCGCCATTGCCGGCCACACTCCTCCAGCGCCAAGAACCACCACGAAGTAAGTAAGATGCATTGCATTTGCTTGCTGCGCCGTGTTCTTCTTGCGTTGCAACATTGTTTTgatcttcgtcgtcgtcgcgatCGTGCGTGCCTGCGTGGTTGCTGTTGCAGGGTGAGgtgaggagagggagaggggaagcaATGGCGTCGCTGTCCGTGGCCACGACTCTGCCGTCgatggcgccgtcgtcggcggcgaggaagagggGCGGCGTGACGTACGTGGAGGGGATGAACGCGTACAGCGGGCTCAAGGCGCTCAACAAGGTGACCCTGCTCGGCGTGCGCAAGAGCGCCGACTACTCGTTCGCCAGGGTGGTGGCGAAGCTGAGCCCCGCCGGCGGGAAGAGCCGCGGCGGCTCGTTCGGCGCGCAGTGCAACGCCGCCGGGGAGATTTTCAGGATCGCCGTCATCATGAACGGCCTCgtgctcgtcggcgtcgccgtcggcttCGTGCTGCTCCGGGTGGAAGCGGCCGTCGAGGAGTCCGAGTGAGGCgccccgccggcgcgccgccgccccgagccATAGCACATCGCCCAGGCTACCTTGGCTCATAAGTCGTGATATATAAATGTGATGTATGTTTCGATTAAATTTGCTTTCGTTTTGTACCCATGACGATTGGTGAATACCCTTGGAAATACACGTTTTGGAGGCAGAACCTGCAAATGCAATTGGTCTTTCAGCTGTACAGATTACAGTCTGACCATTTCTACTTTCAAAGCTAGTACTACACTTCTCCATGGTTTCTGCAACACTCGAAAACCAGAATGCAAAGATTGATCACATAATTCATCGTCACTGAAACAATATACCTCT from Oryza brachyantha chromosome 3, ObraRS2, whole genome shotgun sequence carries:
- the LOC102711791 gene encoding uncharacterized protein LOC102711791: MASLSVATTLPSMAPSSAARKRGGVTYVEGMNAYSGLKALNKVTLLGVRKSADYSFARVVAKLSPAGGKSRGGSFGAQCNAAGEIFRIAVIMNGLVLVGVAVGFVLLRVEAAVEESE